A window from Streptomonospora salina encodes these proteins:
- a CDS encoding ketopantoate reductase family protein, with protein MSDPTPDPARAVEPGRTTVLAPGGVGGLLAGALARDGRAVTVVATEPTAARIAEHGLHVDSAVLGRFRADVPAVPVAGEPADVLVVAPKATALEAALERVAPHLAADALVVPLLNGYEHLDLLRSYYPRAHVLGASIRVESTRTEPGRISQTSPFAALDIAYSGAPPERVEGLAAALHSAGLQVRLSDDEDAVLWRKYQFLLATALVCTHHRSDLGTARTERRADMIGVAEETAAVAAAGGIDLDTAHVVEMFDAAPGAVKPSMLRDREAGRPMEVDALGGALLRAARRAGVAAPVVARLVDDLLRIAPASPPRGNSRDRRR; from the coding sequence ATGAGCGACCCCACTCCCGACCCCGCCCGGGCGGTCGAGCCCGGCCGCACCACCGTGCTCGCCCCCGGCGGCGTCGGCGGGCTGCTAGCCGGAGCGCTCGCCCGCGACGGCCGCGCCGTCACCGTGGTCGCCACCGAACCCACCGCCGCCCGCATCGCCGAGCACGGCCTGCACGTCGACTCCGCCGTACTCGGCCGCTTCCGCGCCGACGTCCCCGCCGTACCGGTCGCCGGCGAACCCGCCGACGTGCTGGTGGTCGCCCCCAAGGCCACGGCGCTGGAGGCGGCTCTCGAGCGCGTCGCTCCGCACCTGGCCGCGGACGCGCTCGTGGTCCCGCTCCTCAACGGCTACGAGCACCTGGACCTGCTGCGGTCGTACTATCCCCGCGCCCACGTGCTGGGGGCCTCCATCCGCGTGGAGTCCACCCGCACCGAACCCGGCCGCATCAGCCAGACCAGCCCGTTCGCCGCGCTGGACATCGCCTACTCCGGTGCGCCGCCCGAGCGGGTGGAGGGCCTGGCCGCGGCGCTGCACTCGGCGGGGCTGCAGGTGCGGCTCAGCGACGACGAAGACGCCGTCCTGTGGCGCAAGTACCAGTTCCTTCTGGCCACCGCGCTGGTGTGCACGCACCATCGCAGCGACCTGGGAACCGCCCGTACCGAGCGCCGCGCCGACATGATCGGCGTCGCCGAGGAGACCGCCGCGGTGGCCGCCGCCGGCGGCATCGACCTGGACACCGCCCATGTCGTGGAGATGTTCGACGCCGCACCGGGCGCCGTCAAACCTTCGATGCTGCGCGACCGCGAGGCCGGACGGCCCATGGAGGTCGACGCGCTGGGCGGTGCGCTGCTGCGTGCGGCTCGGCGGGCGGGTGTCGCCGCGCCCG
- a CDS encoding GNAT family N-acetyltransferase: METSLATKPRGGVPALRFRYLNPGDVDELAGLWAALHERHESTAPHLEDIITRVNADESWRRRRAQYLAWLHEPETLAVVAEREGVSVGYAMVTIRENQQGSWDRGSRVAVVQTLAVLPDHVGTGVGSGLLDELRSQVGAMGIHDLELTALATSSEDIRFFEQEGFRPFVTTMVSRIGGFGGHD; encoded by the coding sequence ATGGAAACTTCGTTGGCGACCAAACCGCGCGGTGGAGTTCCGGCGCTGCGCTTCCGGTACCTGAACCCCGGCGACGTAGACGAGCTCGCCGGCCTGTGGGCGGCGCTGCACGAGCGCCACGAATCCACGGCACCGCACCTCGAGGACATCATCACCCGGGTGAACGCCGACGAGTCCTGGCGCCGCCGCCGTGCGCAGTACCTGGCGTGGCTGCACGAGCCCGAGACGCTGGCCGTCGTGGCCGAGCGCGAGGGCGTGTCGGTGGGCTATGCGATGGTGACGATCCGCGAGAACCAGCAGGGCTCCTGGGACCGCGGCTCGCGCGTGGCCGTCGTGCAGACCCTGGCGGTCCTCCCCGACCACGTCGGCACGGGCGTGGGATCGGGCCTGCTGGACGAGCTGCGCAGCCAGGTCGGCGCCATGGGCATCCACGACCTGGAGCTGACGGCGCTGGCCACCAGCTCCGAGGACATCCGGTTCTTCGAGCAGGAGGGGTTCCGCCCCTTCGTGACGACGATGGTCAGCCGCATCGGCGGCTTCGGCGGCCACGACTAG
- a CDS encoding MerR family transcriptional regulator: MSTAPTQGLSISEAADRTGLSADTLRYYERIGLMDPVPRSASGQRVYGEGELDRLELINRLRDTGMPIRGMLEYARLVRRGPEAAARRRGMLVEHRKRLRAEMERTEETVRYLDYKIGVYDELLAGEADDRPAAGG; this comes from the coding sequence ATGAGCACCGCGCCGACGCAGGGACTGTCGATCTCCGAAGCCGCCGACCGCACCGGGCTCTCCGCCGACACCCTCCGGTACTACGAGCGCATCGGGCTGATGGACCCCGTTCCGCGTTCGGCGTCGGGCCAGCGGGTCTACGGCGAGGGGGAACTGGACCGCTTGGAGCTGATCAACCGGCTCCGGGACACCGGCATGCCGATCCGGGGGATGCTCGAATACGCCCGGCTCGTCCGCCGGGGACCGGAGGCGGCGGCGCGGCGGCGCGGCATGCTGGTGGAGCACCGGAAGCGGCTGCGTGCGGAGATGGAGCGCACGGAGGAGACCGTGCGCTATCTCGATTACAAGATCGGTGTCTACGACGAACTCCTGGCCGGGGAGGCCGACGACCGGCCCGCGGCCGGGGGCTGA
- a CDS encoding aldo/keto reductase — protein sequence MLATNTLGTGGPAVGAIGLGCMGMSHGYDPHGRDDAASAAVIGQALDAGVNLLDTADVYGPCTNEELVGAALAGRRDEAVLATKVGLVADGRHPLGRRNDGRPEHVRASIDASLRRLGTDRVDLYQLHRVDPEVPIEESWAAMAEAVAAGKAGRIGLSEVSVAEIERASAVHPVASVQSELSVWTPEALADVVPYCQANGIAFLAYAPLGRGFLTGRFRSADDIADGDWRRTNPRFQPDALDANRAITDAIRRIAERRGAGPGQVALAWTRAQAGCVVPIPGTKTPRYLAENAAAAGVELTSEDLAELDAAPPAVGTRYRFVGSARP from the coding sequence TTGCTCGCCACGAACACACTCGGTACCGGCGGACCCGCGGTCGGCGCGATCGGCTTGGGGTGCATGGGCATGTCGCACGGCTACGACCCGCACGGGCGCGACGACGCGGCCTCGGCCGCGGTGATCGGCCAGGCCCTCGACGCCGGAGTGAACCTGCTGGACACCGCCGACGTCTACGGGCCCTGCACCAACGAGGAACTGGTGGGCGCGGCGCTCGCCGGCCGGCGCGACGAGGCGGTACTGGCAACCAAGGTCGGGCTGGTCGCCGACGGGCGCCATCCCTTGGGGCGCCGCAACGACGGGCGCCCCGAGCACGTCCGGGCGAGCATCGACGCGAGCCTGCGCCGGCTGGGCACCGACCGGGTCGACCTCTACCAGCTGCACCGCGTCGACCCCGAGGTGCCGATCGAGGAGAGCTGGGCGGCCATGGCCGAAGCGGTCGCCGCGGGCAAGGCGGGGCGCATCGGGCTTTCGGAGGTGTCGGTCGCGGAGATCGAGCGGGCGTCGGCGGTCCACCCGGTGGCGTCGGTGCAGTCGGAGCTCTCGGTGTGGACCCCCGAGGCCCTGGCCGACGTCGTGCCCTACTGCCAAGCGAACGGCATCGCCTTCCTCGCTTACGCGCCGCTCGGGCGCGGTTTCCTGACCGGGCGCTTCAGGAGCGCCGACGACATCGCCGACGGCGACTGGCGCCGCACCAACCCGCGCTTCCAGCCCGACGCGCTGGACGCCAACAGGGCGATCACCGACGCCATCCGCCGCATCGCCGAGCGACGCGGCGCAGGCCCCGGTCAGGTGGCCCTGGCCTGGACACGCGCCCAGGCCGGATGCGTGGTGCCGATCCCCGGCACCAAGACCCCGCGCTACCTCGCCGAGAACGCCGCGGCGGCCGGTGTCGAACTCACCTCTGAAGATCTGGCCGAGCTCGACGCCGCTCCCCCGGCGGTGGGGACGCGCTACCGCTTCGTCGGCAGTGCTCGGCCGTGA
- a CDS encoding cyclase family protein produces MTQLVDVSHQITAGMTTYPGLPGPDIDDHLSFEQSQATYAQGTEFTIGRISLVSNTGTYLDTPAHRYRDGADLADLELEKIADLPGTVIDRRDSDERAITAEDVTGADVAGRAVLLRTGWDRHWRSERYGSPEHPYLTADAARALVDAGAALVGIDSVNIDDTSPQSQGARPVHSLLLAAGVPVVEHLCLLDRLPETGFAFFAVPVKIRGMATFPVRAFAIVQ; encoded by the coding sequence ATGACACAGCTGGTCGACGTCAGCCATCAGATCACGGCGGGAATGACCACCTATCCCGGCCTGCCCGGGCCGGACATCGACGACCACCTGTCCTTCGAACAGTCGCAGGCGACCTACGCGCAGGGCACCGAGTTCACCATCGGCCGGATCTCCCTCGTCTCCAACACCGGCACCTACCTCGACACACCGGCGCACCGCTACCGGGACGGCGCCGACCTCGCCGACTTGGAACTGGAGAAGATCGCCGACCTGCCGGGCACGGTGATCGACCGGCGCGACAGCGACGAGCGGGCGATCACGGCCGAGGACGTCACGGGCGCCGACGTGGCCGGGCGCGCCGTGCTGCTGCGCACCGGCTGGGACCGGCACTGGCGCTCCGAGCGCTACGGCTCGCCCGAGCACCCCTACCTGACCGCCGACGCGGCGCGTGCCCTGGTCGACGCCGGCGCCGCGCTCGTGGGCATCGACTCGGTCAACATCGACGACACGTCGCCGCAGAGCCAGGGGGCGCGTCCGGTGCACTCGCTGCTGCTGGCCGCGGGCGTCCCCGTGGTCGAGCACCTGTGCCTGCTGGACCGGTTGCCCGAGACGGGGTTCGCCTTCTTCGCCGTCCCGGTCAAGATCCGGGGTATGGCGACGTTCCCGGTGCGGGCTTTCGCCATCGTGCAGTAG
- a CDS encoding FUSC family protein — MGTVQDEGAKASGGADDPNPSEPVWNPPTRVRARVADRPRQRVDLTALFGLSSGGWAWSIAVKAAVAMSSSFGLAVLLFDPSVATLAALGSMTVLYERETPYRYRSVALALVGLGFVACVAVGSLAAFDPWAAAVTIGVVAGVVTWLCQALRVDKPGPLFFVLVCAISTIVPGGPADVPVHALVAALGAGVGWAVSMAEGLMRSRHPEHRAVADAFRQLALLLRAIGTPRLDHVQHDASVAVANAWRIVLLSQTRGYRDSPPAARLRALLRWVSDIHLAATDVSLSRTDRLPAVAADYADALAAAVTRPELTPDEAELDELRKGLRPRSLEGRLYSRLGRAAQAARRREHEPEGRGLALHDTPYPPLLQSLRSSLTAGSLVRPTALRMGITVAVAGVVGLALGIERFYWISITVTAVLQGGNVVLTVNRSLQRALGTLVGVVIGALVLSAPLPLAATVPMAACFMGVAQLVVARNFFYASVFLTPMALVLAHTAAPHPVEQLAQARIVDTLLGSVAAMAGALLLWRRASAARLPRTIIDVLDTTRTVLLAVLDPDEEPGPARTYRLRRDLRSALVSLRGVYDSAIGDVPRANTTRPLWPVVVAAQRAGYLALSALALENPPTASHITLQRLDLAFDELISALRDRRTPRLGALPRLVDYPRINMELRALSSATRTAVAQDARTAEREHARRAQREHRRAQEEVDADL, encoded by the coding sequence ATGGGGACCGTGCAGGACGAGGGGGCGAAGGCGAGCGGCGGGGCCGACGATCCGAATCCGAGCGAGCCCGTCTGGAACCCGCCCACCCGTGTGCGCGCCCGCGTGGCCGACCGCCCGCGCCAGCGCGTCGACCTGACGGCACTGTTCGGGCTCTCCTCGGGAGGCTGGGCCTGGAGCATCGCCGTGAAGGCCGCCGTCGCGATGTCGTCGTCCTTCGGACTGGCCGTCCTGCTGTTCGACCCGAGTGTGGCCACCCTGGCCGCCTTGGGCTCGATGACGGTGCTCTACGAGCGCGAGACCCCCTACCGCTACCGGTCGGTCGCGCTCGCACTGGTGGGCCTCGGATTCGTCGCCTGCGTCGCCGTCGGCTCGCTTGCCGCGTTCGACCCGTGGGCGGCGGCGGTGACCATCGGGGTGGTCGCCGGTGTGGTGACCTGGCTGTGCCAGGCCCTGCGCGTGGACAAGCCCGGCCCGCTGTTCTTCGTGCTGGTCTGCGCGATCTCCACCATCGTCCCCGGCGGTCCGGCCGACGTGCCGGTGCACGCGCTGGTCGCCGCGCTGGGCGCGGGCGTGGGGTGGGCCGTTTCGATGGCCGAAGGCCTGATGCGCAGCCGCCACCCCGAGCACCGCGCCGTCGCCGACGCGTTCCGGCAGCTGGCGCTGCTGCTGCGGGCGATCGGCACGCCGCGCCTGGACCACGTCCAGCACGACGCCTCGGTCGCCGTCGCCAACGCCTGGCGCATCGTCCTGCTCAGCCAGACCCGCGGCTACCGCGACAGCCCGCCGGCGGCGCGGCTGCGCGCTCTGCTGCGCTGGGTCTCCGACATCCACCTGGCCGCGACCGACGTCTCGCTTTCGCGGACCGACCGGCTGCCGGCCGTGGCCGCGGACTACGCCGACGCCCTCGCCGCCGCGGTGACCAGACCCGAGCTCACCCCCGACGAAGCCGAGCTGGACGAACTGCGCAAGGGGCTGCGCCCCCGCTCGCTGGAAGGGCGCCTCTACAGCCGGCTCGGCCGGGCCGCGCAAGCGGCGCGCCGCCGCGAGCACGAGCCCGAAGGGCGCGGACTGGCGCTGCACGACACCCCCTACCCGCCGCTGCTGCAGTCGCTGCGCTCCAGCCTGACCGCCGGATCGCTGGTGCGCCCGACCGCGCTGCGCATGGGCATCACCGTGGCCGTGGCGGGGGTCGTCGGACTCGCGCTGGGCATCGAGCGGTTCTACTGGATCTCGATCACCGTCACGGCGGTGCTGCAGGGCGGAAACGTCGTGCTGACGGTGAACCGCTCCCTCCAGCGTGCGTTGGGAACCCTGGTCGGCGTGGTGATCGGTGCGCTGGTGCTGAGCGCGCCGCTGCCGCTGGCCGCCACCGTCCCCATGGCGGCCTGCTTCATGGGTGTCGCCCAGCTCGTGGTGGCGCGCAACTTCTTCTACGCCAGCGTCTTCCTCACCCCGATGGCGCTCGTCCTCGCCCATACGGCCGCACCCCACCCGGTCGAGCAGCTCGCCCAGGCGCGCATCGTCGACACCCTGCTGGGGTCGGTCGCCGCGATGGCCGGCGCCCTGCTGCTGTGGCGGCGCGCCTCCGCGGCGCGGCTGCCGCGGACCATCATCGACGTGCTCGACACCACCCGCACCGTGCTGCTCGCGGTGCTCGACCCCGACGAGGAGCCCGGCCCCGCCCGCACCTACCGGCTCCGCCGGGACCTGCGCTCGGCCCTGGTGAGCCTGCGCGGCGTCTACGACAGCGCGATCGGCGACGTCCCGCGCGCCAACACCACCCGGCCGCTGTGGCCGGTCGTGGTGGCCGCTCAGCGCGCCGGGTACCTGGCGCTGTCGGCACTGGCCCTGGAGAACCCCCCGACCGCGTCCCACATCACCCTGCAGCGGCTCGACCTGGCCTTCGACGAACTGATCTCGGCGCTGCGGGACCGGCGCACGCCGCGCCTGGGCGCGCTGCCCCGGCTGGTGGACTACCCCCGCATCAACATGGAGCTGCGGGCCCTGTCGTCGGCGACGCGCACGGCCGTTGCCCAGGACGCGCGCACCGCCGAGCGCGAGCACGCGCGCCGCGCCCAGCGCGAGCACCGCCGGGCCCAGGAGGAGGTCGACGCCGACCTGTGA
- a CDS encoding lysophospholipid acyltransferase family protein: MELYAAAKTVIAPAARAAWPLHTEGMHNIPAEGPVILASNHLSNIDPLFIGVAVPRQVTFIAKRELFAEGNAAQRTFARALRAIGQLAVDRSPGQTSQAAMEESRKVLGGGAAFGIFPEGTRSPDGRLYRGQTGIAWLALASGAPVVPLALAGTDRILPRGRRVPALRRIGIRVGPPVDLSPWIGEQGKARSRRAATDAVMAAVRGLSGQAQVPRYAASVKAELDRGGS; this comes from the coding sequence GTGGAGCTGTACGCAGCCGCCAAGACGGTGATCGCGCCCGCCGCCCGAGCGGCCTGGCCCCTGCACACGGAGGGCATGCACAACATTCCCGCCGAAGGGCCGGTCATCCTCGCGTCCAACCACTTGTCCAACATCGACCCGCTGTTCATCGGCGTGGCCGTGCCGCGGCAGGTGACCTTCATCGCCAAGCGGGAGCTGTTCGCCGAAGGCAACGCCGCCCAGCGCACGTTCGCGCGTGCGCTGCGCGCCATCGGCCAGCTCGCCGTCGACCGCAGCCCCGGCCAGACCTCCCAGGCGGCCATGGAGGAGAGCCGGAAGGTCCTCGGCGGGGGCGCCGCCTTCGGGATCTTCCCCGAGGGCACCCGCTCCCCCGACGGCCGCCTGTACCGCGGCCAGACCGGAATCGCCTGGCTGGCCCTGGCTTCGGGCGCACCGGTGGTGCCGTTGGCACTGGCGGGCACCGACCGGATCCTGCCGCGGGGCCGCCGCGTGCCGGCTCTGCGCCGTATCGGCATCCGGGTGGGTCCGCCCGTGGATCTGTCCCCCTGGATCGGCGAGCAGGGCAAGGCGCGCTCGCGCCGGGCGGCGACCGACGCGGTCATGGCCGCCGTCCGGGGGCTGTCGGGACAGGCGCAGGTTCCGCGCTATGCGGCCTCGGTCAAGGCCGAGCTCGACCGGGGCGGATCCTGA
- a CDS encoding FAD-dependent oxidoreductase, with amino-acid sequence MGIVGSGPAGIYAADLLTKDETLAASGTPVSIDVLDRLPTPYGLVRYGVAPDHPRIKQIQNALHKVLEKPEIRFVGNVEYGRDLKLEDLRRHYDAVVFATGSDRDRPLDVPGIDLPGSYGAADFVSWYDSHPDVDPGWRVDGTSAAVIGAGNVAVDVARMLAKDADDLLGTDITDNVHRSLAAKHITDVHVFARRGIAQAKFTPMELRELDKQPGVEVVVDPEDFDLCAASMSAIEESNQVKTNVKILQNWAIRDPRGEPRRLHLHFLHRPAEVVGEDRVCGLRTERMELTGDGDVRGTGEYIDHEVQTVYRAVGYLGSPLADLAFDDERGVVPNDGGRVLDLDERPVAGVYTTGWIKRGPVGLIGHTKGDALETVTNLVADRADLAPAAEPDPEAFLRLLEERGVAHTSWEGWQRLEAHEESLGADRDRKRVKVRTREDMTRIARSEEPSAAEHG; translated from the coding sequence GTGGGAATCGTGGGGTCCGGCCCCGCCGGTATTTACGCGGCCGACCTGCTGACCAAGGACGAGACGCTGGCAGCGTCCGGGACCCCGGTCAGTATCGACGTGCTCGACCGCCTGCCCACCCCCTACGGCCTGGTCCGCTACGGTGTGGCACCCGACCACCCGCGCATCAAGCAGATCCAGAACGCCCTGCACAAGGTGCTGGAAAAGCCCGAGATCCGCTTCGTGGGCAACGTCGAGTACGGCCGCGACCTCAAACTGGAGGACCTGCGCCGCCACTACGACGCCGTGGTCTTCGCCACCGGATCCGACCGCGACCGCCCGCTGGACGTCCCCGGCATCGACCTGCCCGGCTCCTACGGCGCCGCCGACTTCGTCTCCTGGTACGACAGCCACCCCGACGTCGACCCCGGATGGCGGGTCGACGGCACCTCCGCCGCCGTGATCGGCGCCGGCAACGTCGCCGTGGACGTGGCCCGCATGCTGGCCAAGGACGCCGACGACCTCCTCGGCACCGACATCACCGACAACGTCCACCGGTCGCTGGCCGCCAAGCACATCACCGACGTGCACGTCTTCGCGCGCCGCGGCATCGCCCAGGCCAAATTCACCCCCATGGAGCTGCGCGAGCTGGACAAGCAGCCCGGCGTGGAGGTCGTGGTCGACCCCGAGGACTTCGACCTGTGCGCGGCCAGCATGTCCGCGATCGAGGAGTCCAACCAGGTCAAGACCAACGTCAAGATCCTGCAGAACTGGGCCATCCGCGACCCGCGCGGCGAGCCGCGGCGGCTGCACCTGCACTTTCTGCACCGGCCCGCCGAAGTGGTGGGCGAGGACCGCGTGTGCGGGCTGCGCACCGAGCGCATGGAGCTCACCGGCGACGGCGACGTCCGCGGCACCGGCGAATACATCGACCACGAGGTGCAGACCGTCTACCGCGCGGTGGGCTACCTCGGATCCCCGCTGGCCGACCTCGCTTTCGACGACGAGCGCGGCGTCGTTCCCAACGACGGCGGCCGGGTACTCGACCTCGACGAGCGGCCCGTCGCCGGCGTCTACACCACCGGCTGGATCAAGCGCGGACCGGTGGGCCTCATCGGCCACACCAAGGGCGACGCGCTGGAGACCGTCACCAACCTGGTGGCCGACCGCGCGGACCTCGCGCCGGCGGCCGAGCCCGACCCCGAGGCGTTCCTGCGCCTGCTGGAGGAGCGCGGCGTGGCCCACACCAGCTGGGAGGGATGGCAGCGCCTTGAGGCCCACGAGGAGTCCCTGGGGGCGGACCGCGACCGCAAGCGGGTCAAGGTGCGCACGCGCGAGGACATGACGCGCATCGCGCGCTCCGAGGAGCCCTCCGCGGCCGAGCACGGCTGA
- a CDS encoding penicillin-binding transpeptidase domain-containing protein, with amino-acid sequence MEDDRRPSGPGEPSSAAPSGEYDGRSGPPEPSAEPYSAPAPEPGSGGPPASAAEPQKPHTPGPAAQAPGSTGWQPVSPSSPYTIPAPAPQAPGADGAPGQPPSGADPFAAPDEHRPAAPETPLHGNAATPREPAPDHNTAPGHTGTPDDPAASTGGGHTHSPHNHQPPAPDHSTAPEQSTTPGYGHATAPPGAPARDTPQPPLSADPFAAPDEHRPAAPETPLHGNAATPREPAPDHNTAPGHTGTPDDPAASTGGGHTHSPHNHQPPAPDHSTAPEQSTTPGYGHAPGSAGQARPADDGYTRAPHGAQAAASEGRVPASTPAGGDSGDYGGPPVPPSFEPAYTGGAPDPADEPRRSRTGLIVGVVGAAVVLALVGGGASWYVLTMPQPEDTVTSYAQAWNSQDYAAMAGLAEGGEPAEVFGRLDENLGVDAVQVSTGPVEEGDGTATAAFDATLDLSSAGEWSYSGELPLVHTDGEWKVDFSPAAVHPDLGDGQTLMRTNQWGERGHVLAADGSRLDDGSASGSVQMIVGEVGTASEEDLEDLGPAYQAGDPVGVSGAQQSYEERLAGKAATAIRIGETGTESADLPEDAPTVATLGGSDGTDVTLSLDPAVQAAASQAIVGQSKPTAITAVRPSTGEVLAAANVPGGFNRALEGQYPAGSIFKIISYHALLSSGMGMGAQMSCPETVDVGGRTYKNAGDAAYGAQSVTEAFATSCNTALVQEVADRLDGASLLDSAERFGFNTGFASGIDVFKPSLPQPDSVSLLTASSIGQGQVLTSPLHLASLPAAVADGSWRAPLLVTDPAPAERPEPRPLDNAQSLRDMTRAVVTEGTAQNVGFTGEVHGKSGTAEYGTAEEGEELPAHGWFVGYEDDVAFAVVVEDGDSGSGAAAPLAKAFLDAL; translated from the coding sequence GTGGAAGACGACCGGCGCCCTTCGGGGCCGGGTGAGCCCTCCTCCGCCGCCCCGTCCGGCGAGTACGACGGCCGTTCCGGTCCCCCCGAGCCGAGCGCGGAGCCGTACAGCGCCCCTGCCCCGGAGCCGGGATCCGGCGGTCCGCCGGCCTCCGCCGCCGAGCCGCAGAAGCCCCACACTCCCGGTCCCGCTGCGCAGGCGCCGGGGTCGACCGGATGGCAGCCCGTCTCGCCCTCCTCCCCGTACACGATCCCGGCTCCCGCTCCGCAGGCGCCGGGAGCCGACGGTGCGCCCGGGCAGCCGCCGTCCGGCGCCGATCCCTTCGCCGCACCCGACGAGCACCGGCCCGCCGCCCCCGAAACCCCGCTCCACGGCAACGCCGCCACCCCCCGCGAACCGGCCCCCGACCACAACACGGCACCCGGCCACACCGGCACACCCGACGACCCCGCCGCTTCCACCGGCGGCGGACACACCCACTCCCCCCACAACCACCAGCCCCCCGCACCCGACCACAGCACCGCCCCCGAGCAGAGCACGACGCCCGGCTACGGCCACGCCACCGCGCCTCCCGGCGCCCCCGCGCGCGACACGCCCCAACCGCCTCTGAGCGCCGATCCCTTCGCCGCACCCGACGAGCACCGGCCCGCCGCCCCCGAAACCCCGCTCCACGGCAACGCCGCCACCCCCCGCGAACCGGCCCCCGACCACAACACGGCACCCGGCCACACCGGCACACCCGACGACCCCGCCGCTTCCACCGGCGGCGGACACACCCACTCCCCCCACAACCACCAGCCCCCCGCACCCGACCACAGCACCGCCCCCGAGCAGAGCACGACGCCCGGCTACGGCCACGCTCCCGGCTCCGCCGGGCAGGCCCGGCCCGCCGACGACGGATACACCCGTGCTCCCCACGGCGCCCAGGCCGCCGCATCCGAGGGGCGGGTACCCGCCTCCACCCCGGCCGGCGGCGACAGCGGGGACTACGGCGGACCCCCGGTCCCCCCGAGCTTCGAGCCCGCCTACACCGGCGGCGCCCCCGACCCGGCCGACGAGCCGCGCCGCTCGCGCACGGGCCTGATCGTCGGCGTCGTCGGCGCCGCGGTGGTCCTCGCTCTCGTCGGCGGCGGCGCCTCCTGGTACGTGCTGACCATGCCCCAGCCCGAGGACACCGTCACCTCCTACGCCCAGGCGTGGAACTCCCAGGACTACGCGGCCATGGCCGGCCTCGCCGAGGGCGGCGAGCCCGCCGAGGTCTTCGGCCGACTCGACGAGAACCTCGGCGTCGACGCGGTCCAGGTGAGCACCGGCCCGGTAGAAGAAGGCGACGGAACCGCCACCGCCGCTTTCGACGCGACCCTCGACCTGAGCAGCGCCGGCGAGTGGAGCTACTCCGGGGAGCTGCCGCTGGTGCACACCGACGGCGAGTGGAAGGTCGACTTCAGTCCCGCGGCCGTACACCCCGACCTCGGCGACGGCCAGACCCTGATGCGCACGAACCAGTGGGGCGAGCGCGGGCACGTGCTCGCCGCCGACGGCAGCCGCCTCGACGACGGCAGCGCCTCGGGGTCGGTGCAGATGATCGTAGGCGAGGTCGGCACGGCCTCCGAAGAAGACCTGGAAGACCTGGGACCGGCGTATCAGGCCGGCGACCCGGTGGGCGTCAGCGGGGCCCAGCAGTCCTACGAGGAGCGCCTGGCCGGCAAGGCGGCCACCGCCATCCGCATCGGCGAAACCGGAACCGAGTCCGCGGACCTGCCGGAGGACGCCCCCACCGTGGCGACCCTCGGCGGCTCCGACGGCACGGACGTCACCCTCAGCCTGGACCCGGCGGTGCAGGCGGCGGCCTCACAAGCGATCGTGGGACAGTCCAAGCCGACCGCGATCACGGCGGTGCGCCCGTCCACCGGCGAGGTGCTGGCTGCGGCCAACGTCCCCGGCGGATTCAACCGCGCGCTGGAGGGCCAATACCCGGCGGGGTCCATTTTCAAGATCATCTCCTACCACGCTCTGCTGAGCTCGGGCATGGGCATGGGCGCGCAGATGTCCTGCCCCGAAACCGTCGACGTGGGGGGACGCACCTACAAGAACGCGGGTGACGCCGCCTATGGGGCCCAGTCGGTCACCGAGGCCTTCGCCACGTCGTGCAACACAGCCCTGGTGCAGGAGGTCGCCGACCGCCTCGACGGGGCGTCGCTGCTGGACAGCGCCGAACGCTTCGGGTTCAACACCGGGTTCGCGAGCGGGATCGACGTCTTCAAGCCCTCGCTCCCCCAGCCCGACAGCGTCAGCCTGCTCACCGCCTCCAGCATCGGCCAGGGCCAAGTGCTCACGTCGCCGCTGCATCTGGCGTCGCTGCCCGCGGCGGTGGCCGACGGGTCGTGGCGGGCGCCGCTTCTGGTGACCGACCCCGCGCCGGCCGAGCGGCCCGAGCCCCGGCCGCTCGACAACGCCCAGAGCCTGCGCGACATGACACGCGCCGTCGTCACCGAGGGCACCGCCCAGAACGTCGGGTTCACCGGCGAGGTCCACGGCAAAAGCGGCACCGCCGAGTACGGCACGGCCGAGGAGGGCGAAGAGCTGCCCGCCCACGGGTGGTTCGTCGGTTACGAGGACGACGTTGCCTTCGCCGTGGTCGTGGAGGACGGCGACAGCGGCTCGGGGGCGGCGGCGCCGCTGGCGAAGGCGTTCCTCGACGCGCTGTGA
- a CDS encoding DUF3040 domain-containing protein, which produces MSLRENERRILAEIEQALAEDDPDLDEHLKGFGIDDPSDDEEDRPGRGVLLLLIGAGALVLCALLAGIYFSAPVQGTEPAAPASSPAGQGVPGAGGG; this is translated from the coding sequence GTGTCACTGCGTGAGAACGAGCGGCGGATCCTCGCCGAGATCGAGCAGGCGCTGGCCGAGGACGATCCCGACCTCGACGAGCACCTGAAGGGTTTCGGAATCGACGACCCGTCCGACGACGAGGAGGACCGGCCGGGGCGCGGCGTCCTGCTGCTGCTGATCGGCGCGGGAGCCCTGGTGCTGTGCGCCCTGCTGGCCGGGATCTACTTCAGCGCCCCGGTGCAGGGCACCGAACCCGCCGCCCCGGCGTCGTCTCCCGCGGGCCAGGGCGTGCCCGGTGCGGGAGGCGGCTGA